The Sporomusa termitida genome has a window encoding:
- a CDS encoding DMSO/selenate family reductase complex A subunit, with protein MIEMNTDILWKTQYSRRRFLKLGAATLGFSAASGLFELDSFGAWASAQAPMARERIVRTSGSHNCGGRCILQAHVRDNRVVRITTEDDIPDTDKTPQLRGCLRCRSYRDRLYHPERLKYPMKRVGKRGEGKFEQITWDEALDTIAGQTKRIMDQYGPDAIYMQYAPGNAGRVSERVWMSRLLGLYGGFLSYYGSYSTAATQMATPYTFGTTATGSSRDNWAHSKLIILLGWNPGETIHGTNTAYYLKKAKQAGARIVSIDPIYSDTSVALADQWIPIRPTTDSSLLDAMAYVIITENLQDQAFLDKYCVGFDEAHLPPGIPAGQSFKSYILGESEDQTAKTPAWAEAVTGIPRETIIKLAREYATQRPGALIQGYGPQRHAYGEQVVRSGTVLAALTGNIGVKGGWASGTGYQARSHFVAAIPVPNPSKARISVFCWPDAIKRGTGMGPEASVKGVKQLSANLKLMFNLGGNCLVNQHADNNGTARLLQDESLLEFLVVSEQFLTASAKFADILLPADNMYERDDIVMPWGYGDYVLFMNKAVDTVFECRNGYDWISDLADRLGLKDKFTEGRTIDQWLRYLVEETAKKNPGFYSYEEFKEKSVYRWQYPESSIAFQKQIEDPGNNPFPTPSGKIEIFSQRLWDMNQLQEIPAIPKYVKAWEGPEDPLRAKYPLQCIGHHYKRRVHSIFDNTGWMEEAGAQEVWVSPVDAAQRDLQNGELVTVYNDRGVISLPVKITPRIMPGVVSVPQGAWWTPDEQGVDRRGCINTLTKYHPTPLAFGNATHTNLVQISKG; from the coding sequence ATGATTGAAATGAACACAGATATCTTGTGGAAAACCCAATATTCGCGGCGTAGATTTTTGAAGCTGGGCGCAGCAACCCTTGGCTTTAGTGCGGCCAGCGGGTTGTTTGAACTGGATAGTTTTGGTGCCTGGGCAAGCGCGCAGGCACCGATGGCCCGGGAAAGGATTGTCCGCACATCGGGCTCGCACAATTGCGGCGGCCGGTGCATACTGCAGGCGCATGTCCGGGACAACCGGGTTGTGCGGATTACAACAGAGGATGATATTCCTGATACCGATAAGACGCCGCAGCTGCGCGGTTGTTTGCGCTGCCGTTCCTACCGGGACCGCCTCTATCACCCCGAGCGTCTGAAATATCCGATGAAACGGGTGGGAAAACGCGGCGAAGGCAAGTTTGAACAGATCACGTGGGATGAAGCGCTGGACACTATTGCCGGCCAGACCAAACGCATTATGGACCAATACGGACCGGATGCCATCTATATGCAATATGCGCCCGGCAATGCCGGCAGAGTCTCCGAACGGGTATGGATGAGCCGGCTGTTAGGTCTTTATGGCGGGTTTCTCTCCTATTATGGCAGCTACAGCACGGCAGCGACGCAGATGGCCACGCCATACACCTTTGGCACGACGGCTACCGGCAGCAGCCGGGATAATTGGGCGCATTCCAAGCTGATCATTTTGCTGGGCTGGAATCCCGGCGAGACAATTCACGGCACGAATACCGCCTATTATCTGAAAAAAGCCAAACAAGCCGGTGCCCGGATTGTCAGTATTGACCCGATCTATTCCGATACGTCGGTCGCGCTGGCCGATCAGTGGATTCCCATCCGGCCGACGACCGATAGCTCGCTTTTAGATGCCATGGCGTATGTCATCATCACAGAAAACCTGCAGGACCAGGCTTTTTTGGACAAATACTGCGTAGGCTTTGACGAGGCGCATCTGCCGCCCGGCATTCCGGCCGGTCAGTCATTTAAAAGCTATATATTGGGCGAAAGCGAGGATCAAACAGCAAAGACCCCGGCGTGGGCCGAGGCCGTTACCGGGATACCGCGTGAAACGATTATAAAACTGGCGCGGGAATATGCGACCCAGCGTCCGGGGGCGTTAATTCAGGGCTATGGGCCGCAGCGTCATGCCTACGGGGAACAGGTGGTGCGCAGCGGCACGGTACTGGCCGCCCTAACCGGCAATATCGGCGTGAAGGGCGGCTGGGCATCGGGAACCGGCTATCAGGCGCGTTCTCACTTTGTTGCTGCGATTCCTGTCCCTAATCCCAGCAAGGCCAGGATTTCGGTATTTTGCTGGCCGGATGCCATCAAGCGGGGGACCGGCATGGGGCCGGAGGCCAGCGTAAAGGGTGTAAAGCAGCTGTCCGCCAATCTCAAGCTGATGTTTAATCTGGGCGGGAATTGTCTCGTAAACCAGCATGCGGACAACAATGGAACCGCCAGGTTATTGCAGGATGAGAGCCTGCTGGAGTTTCTTGTCGTCAGCGAGCAGTTCCTCACCGCCAGTGCCAAATTCGCGGATATTCTTCTGCCGGCCGACAATATGTATGAACGGGATGATATCGTCATGCCCTGGGGCTATGGCGATTATGTCCTGTTTATGAATAAAGCGGTGGATACCGTGTTCGAATGCCGCAACGGGTATGACTGGATCAGTGACCTGGCGGACCGGCTGGGTCTTAAAGACAAGTTCACTGAAGGCCGAACAATTGACCAATGGCTGCGGTATCTGGTGGAGGAAACGGCCAAAAAAAATCCGGGCTTCTACTCGTATGAGGAATTTAAAGAAAAAAGCGTGTATCGCTGGCAGTATCCGGAATCCTCCATCGCCTTTCAGAAACAAATCGAAGATCCCGGGAACAACCCTTTCCCCACACCGTCCGGCAAGATTGAGATATTCTCGCAGCGATTATGGGATATGAACCAACTGCAGGAGATTCCGGCTATCCCTAAATATGTAAAAGCCTGGGAAGGTCCGGAAGATCCCCTGCGCGCCAAATACCCGCTGCAATGCATCGGCCATCACTACAAGCGGCGCGTACACTCTATTTTCGACAATACCGGCTGGATGGAAGAAGCCGGTGCGCAGGAAGTCTGGGTCAGCCCGGTGGATGCCGCGCAGCGGGACTTGCAGAATGGTGAGCTGGTCACAGTGTATAACGACCGGGGTGTAATCTCCCTGCCGGTCAAAATTACGCCGCGGATTATGCCGGGCGTGGTCTCAGTGCCGCAGGGGGCCTGGTGGACCCCGGATGAACAGGGAGTTGACAGACGCGGCTGCATAAACACGCTGACTAAATACCACCCGACCCCGTTGGCCTTCGGCAATGCCACCCATACTAATCTGGTGCAGATCAGCAAGGGATAA
- a CDS encoding nitroreductase family protein, with amino-acid sequence MAANEVLTTIKKRRSVRSFKSDQITEAELQAVLEAGIYAPSAGNQQLWHFTVIQDKQVLEQLNKDAKAGAAQIDNEHVQLMAKNEKFNIFYGAPTVVLVSGKEDGLMIESDCAAATQNIILAAEAIGLGSCWVDFILSAFGGEQDEQYRQQLGLPAGYKPFSSVALGYKKSEAVNAPARKENVINYIK; translated from the coding sequence ATGGCAGCAAACGAGGTTTTGACAACAATTAAAAAGCGCCGAAGTGTGCGCAGCTTCAAATCTGACCAAATAACAGAGGCAGAGCTGCAGGCTGTCCTGGAGGCCGGGATTTATGCCCCGAGCGCCGGCAATCAGCAGCTTTGGCATTTCACGGTCATCCAGGACAAACAGGTACTGGAGCAGCTAAACAAAGACGCCAAAGCAGGCGCCGCCCAGATTGACAACGAGCATGTTCAGCTAATGGCTAAAAATGAAAAGTTTAATATCTTTTACGGTGCGCCAACCGTTGTGCTGGTCTCCGGCAAGGAGGACGGCCTAATGATCGAGTCCGATTGCGCGGCTGCCACCCAAAATATAATATTAGCTGCTGAAGCCATTGGGCTTGGCTCCTGCTGGGTCGATTTTATCTTATCTGCATTTGGCGGCGAACAGGATGAGCAGTACAGGCAGCAGCTGGGCCTACCGGCCGGGTATAAGCCATTTTCCTCAGTGGCGCTGGGCTATAAGAAAAGCGAAGCGGTAAACGCCCCGGCGCGCAAAGAAAACGTGATTAATTACATAAAATAG
- a CDS encoding class I SAM-dependent methyltransferase: MAVHLTLDNENLASTYDEVSNTQFNNGSILIQKLAVKPGDSVLDIGSGTGRLGRHVISLIGQAGNFVGIDPLEERIKIANGKNEHANAIFKLGNAEDLSSIPDNSCDVVYLNAVFHWVLNKEVALQEIFRVLKPGGRVGITTGAKELSSFTGVRLITDNVLKREPYNKLVRLEDSTQNQHGLTTTELIQLLAGAGLTVKDIEIKEIKRRYPTARAVIRFSEASSFGNFLNHVPKSLRDQAKADIEFELEKQRHKDGITFSGFTIFAVAEKK, translated from the coding sequence GTGGCCGTTCATCTGACACTGGATAATGAGAATTTAGCAAGTACCTATGACGAGGTCAGCAATACCCAATTCAATAACGGATCGATATTGATTCAGAAACTGGCGGTGAAACCGGGCGATTCGGTCCTGGATATCGGCAGCGGCACTGGCCGGTTGGGCAGGCATGTCATTTCCCTCATTGGTCAGGCCGGCAATTTTGTCGGTATCGACCCTTTGGAAGAGCGTATTAAGATTGCCAATGGGAAAAACGAACATGCTAACGCCATATTCAAGCTTGGCAATGCTGAAGATCTCAGCTCTATACCAGATAATAGTTGCGATGTAGTGTACCTGAATGCGGTATTTCATTGGGTACTTAATAAAGAAGTCGCCTTGCAGGAGATATTCAGGGTCCTTAAGCCGGGAGGCAGGGTTGGTATTACAACAGGCGCCAAGGAACTTAGCAGTTTTACGGGCGTGAGATTAATTACGGATAACGTCCTGAAACGGGAGCCCTATAATAAGCTGGTCCGGCTGGAGGATAGTACTCAGAATCAGCATGGTTTGACTACCACTGAACTGATACAACTGTTGGCAGGAGCCGGTTTAACGGTTAAAGATATCGAGATCAAGGAGATCAAGCGGCGTTATCCAACAGCCAGGGCTGTTATCAGATTCAGTGAGGCCAGCTCCTTCGGCAATTTCCTGAACCATGTTCCCAAATCGTTACGGGATCAAGCCAAAGCGGATATTGAGTTCGAGCTTGAAAAGCAACGGCATAAAGACGGCATAACATTTAGCGGCTTCACGATATTTGCAGTAGCTGAGAAAAAGTGA
- the metK gene encoding methionine adenosyltransferase, giving the protein MSKQRYFFTSESVTEGHPDKLADQISDGVVDAILAQDSQARVACETSVNTGLVLLTGEVSTKANVNFSQIARNTMAKVGYTKAEYGLDAGTAAVLVSIDQQSPDIAQGVNQAIESRSGSSDERWDKIGAGDQGIVFGYASNETDEYLPAPIAFAHRLAKRLAAVRKAGLLPYLRPDGKTQVTIEYEDFLPVRVETVLISAQHAPEAETEQIAADLKRLVIDEIIPPQLLDEKTKFLVNPTGRFVIGGPQGDAGLTGRKIIVDTYGGYSRHGGGAFSGKDPTKVDRSGAYAARYVAKNIVAAGLAKRAEIQIAYAIGVARPISIFVDTFGTGRLSNRELLAVINQNFDLRPAAIIEQLDLRRPIYQQVAAYGHFGRTDIDVPWERTDKAYELLQGTRTHRRISGEN; this is encoded by the coding sequence ATGTCCAAACAACGCTACTTTTTCACATCCGAGTCGGTTACGGAAGGTCATCCTGATAAGCTGGCTGATCAAATTTCCGATGGGGTGGTTGACGCCATTCTGGCGCAGGATTCCCAAGCCAGGGTAGCCTGCGAAACAAGCGTTAATACCGGGTTGGTACTGTTGACGGGCGAGGTTTCTACAAAAGCTAATGTTAACTTCAGCCAAATCGCCAGAAATACGATGGCCAAGGTGGGCTACACCAAAGCGGAATATGGCCTGGATGCCGGTACCGCGGCTGTTCTGGTATCGATTGACCAGCAATCACCGGATATTGCCCAGGGGGTAAATCAGGCAATCGAAAGCCGCAGCGGCAGCAGTGACGAAAGGTGGGACAAAATTGGCGCCGGTGATCAGGGGATTGTATTTGGCTACGCCTCGAATGAAACTGACGAATACCTGCCGGCACCTATTGCTTTTGCCCATCGGCTGGCTAAGCGGCTGGCTGCTGTCCGCAAAGCAGGGCTGTTGCCCTATTTACGGCCTGACGGTAAGACACAGGTTACGATTGAATACGAAGATTTTCTGCCGGTGCGGGTTGAAACCGTACTGATTTCGGCCCAACATGCGCCTGAGGCCGAAACGGAACAAATTGCGGCAGACTTAAAAAGGCTGGTTATTGATGAAATCATTCCCCCGCAATTATTAGATGAAAAAACCAAGTTCCTGGTAAATCCGACCGGCCGTTTTGTCATTGGCGGGCCGCAGGGGGATGCCGGTTTGACCGGGCGCAAGATCATTGTCGATACTTATGGCGGTTATTCACGGCATGGCGGCGGAGCCTTCTCGGGCAAAGATCCTACTAAGGTTGACCGCTCCGGGGCCTATGCGGCCAGATATGTTGCCAAAAATATTGTTGCCGCCGGTTTGGCTAAACGGGCCGAAATTCAGATTGCCTATGCGATTGGGGTTGCCAGACCGATATCTATTTTCGTAGATACTTTTGGTACCGGGCGATTGAGCAACCGCGAATTACTGGCTGTTATCAACCAGAACTTCGACTTAAGGCCGGCAGCGATTATTGAGCAGTTGGATCTCAGGCGGCCGATTTATCAGCAGGTTGCCGCCTATGGGCATTTTGGCCGTACCGACATAGATGTGCCCTGGGAACGGACGGATAAAGCATATGAGTTATTGCAAGGTACCCGTACACATAGGCGAATTAGTGGAGAAAACTGA
- a CDS encoding hydrogenase small subunit, whose translation MSYNQSLGDLLQNRNLSRRQFIKVCCALTGMLGLSPSMLPEVIARAETRPLVPVIWLHGQACTGCSAAFLNAGEPSAAEAILNIMRLEYHGLFSAASGVELEHHREKVMREFRGNYLLIAEGAVPAGDQGYFCSVGGVPYGEILKAAAKQAAAVLAIGSCAVWGGIQAARPNPTQAAATQQVITNKPVVKIPGCPPIPEVIAGVVLHYSLFGQLPALDSQGRPTRFFGKTVHAGCSRKSFFEAGQFAEYYGDKGAKAGWCLYKLGCRGPSTFNSCAALGWWQGLSNPIQAGSPCIGCSEADFWDDDPISGFDVQG comes from the coding sequence GTGAGTTATAATCAATCCCTGGGGGATTTGTTGCAAAACCGGAACCTGTCGCGGCGCCAGTTTATAAAAGTATGTTGTGCATTGACCGGTATGCTGGGATTGTCACCCTCTATGCTGCCTGAAGTGATTGCCCGCGCTGAAACACGACCGCTGGTTCCTGTAATATGGCTGCATGGGCAGGCGTGTACGGGCTGTTCGGCAGCGTTTCTAAACGCCGGAGAGCCGTCGGCTGCGGAAGCCATTCTAAACATAATGCGGCTTGAGTACCATGGATTGTTTTCCGCTGCGTCCGGGGTAGAGCTAGAACATCACCGGGAGAAGGTGATGCGGGAGTTTCGCGGTAACTATTTGCTGATTGCCGAAGGAGCGGTGCCAGCGGGTGATCAGGGATACTTTTGTTCGGTTGGCGGCGTTCCGTATGGGGAAATCCTGAAAGCGGCCGCAAAGCAGGCAGCGGCTGTTTTGGCAATTGGCTCCTGTGCCGTCTGGGGAGGAATTCAGGCAGCTCGCCCTAATCCGACGCAAGCGGCAGCCACTCAGCAGGTGATAACCAACAAACCTGTTGTGAAAATTCCGGGCTGTCCCCCTATTCCCGAGGTTATTGCCGGTGTTGTCCTGCACTACAGCTTGTTTGGTCAATTGCCAGCTCTGGACAGCCAGGGCAGGCCAACCCGGTTTTTTGGTAAGACCGTTCACGCGGGGTGTTCGCGCAAGTCTTTTTTTGAAGCTGGCCAGTTTGCGGAATACTATGGCGATAAGGGGGCTAAGGCCGGTTGGTGTCTTTATAAGCTAGGCTGCCGTGGTCCGTCGACTTTCAATTCCTGTGCCGCTCTGGGCTGGTGGCAAGGTCTGTCAAATCCCATCCAGGCCGGTTCTCCCTGTATTGGTTGTAGTGAGGCTGACTTTTGGGATGATGATCCTATTAGCGGGTTTGACGTCCAAGGGTGA
- a CDS encoding TorD/DmsD family molecular chaperone — translation MDKERLTAWLHERKFIYCLLARLYKASPATQLLKTLSANRLLTNLVENYVQEENAGQCEVYSAVLQLQAELDLGLKNPADYQKTLQADFNRLFVGPGHLAAPPWESVYRSRERLIFGEQTLAVRAFYRSFGLESKKRHSEPDDHISLELEFMAWLCKQAAKPDISTEKLNLYMSGQTRFLSGHILAWAPALCDDISKAAASNFFRGLALLTKQWLKTDAAELRLL, via the coding sequence ATGGATAAAGAACGATTGACCGCATGGCTGCACGAGCGTAAATTTATTTATTGTTTATTAGCCCGCCTGTACAAAGCCAGCCCTGCCACGCAGTTGCTGAAAACTTTATCGGCCAACCGGCTATTGACTAATTTAGTTGAGAATTATGTACAAGAGGAGAATGCCGGGCAATGCGAAGTTTATTCAGCTGTACTACAGCTGCAGGCCGAATTAGACCTTGGTCTTAAAAATCCCGCAGACTATCAGAAAACGCTGCAAGCTGATTTTAACCGTCTGTTTGTCGGTCCCGGACATTTGGCAGCACCACCGTGGGAGTCAGTGTATCGTTCCCGCGAGCGGCTGATATTCGGCGAGCAAACGCTGGCTGTGCGTGCATTCTACCGCAGCTTTGGCCTGGAAAGCAAAAAACGGCACAGTGAGCCTGACGACCATATTAGCTTAGAGTTGGAATTTATGGCTTGGCTTTGTAAACAAGCGGCAAAACCAGATATTAGTACGGAAAAACTGAACTTATACATGTCCGGGCAAACACGTTTTCTGTCCGGACATATATTGGCATGGGCTCCCGCTTTATGCGATGACATAAGCAAAGCAGCTGCATCAAACTTTTTCCGCGGGTTGGCTCTGCTGACAAAGCAATGGCTTAAAACTGACGCTGCCGAACTGAGATTATTGTAA
- a CDS encoding MBL fold metallo-hydrolase, whose product MNHTALNFKMLTLERNPFGASVAIHPTLLWDDNGATLVDVGYPGQFKELTAAIEQTGVSLNHIKRIIFTHQDWDHIGNVTDVQNALGSKVEIYTHVNERDYIEGFLPYIKMTPERIQARLQALPENVREQAADLFANLPTAHVHQTLAAQAALSFHDNVQVIHTPGHTPGHICLYLQQHRLLIAGDQLRIQNGILVGPAPEHTADMRTALQSLRNLPAYDIEYVICYHGGLYGPRASARIAELIAELQ is encoded by the coding sequence ATGAACCATACTGCTTTGAATTTCAAAATGCTCACATTGGAACGCAATCCCTTTGGAGCATCTGTCGCTATACATCCCACATTGTTGTGGGATGATAACGGCGCCACTCTCGTTGATGTCGGTTATCCGGGCCAATTTAAAGAACTGACTGCGGCAATAGAACAGACCGGTGTTTCCCTTAACCACATAAAACGAATCATTTTTACCCATCAGGACTGGGATCATATCGGCAATGTAACGGACGTACAAAACGCTTTGGGCAGCAAGGTGGAAATATATACTCATGTCAATGAGCGTGACTATATCGAGGGTTTCCTCCCTTACATCAAGATGACCCCGGAGCGAATACAGGCCAGGCTGCAAGCGCTGCCGGAAAATGTACGTGAACAGGCCGCTGATTTGTTTGCAAACCTTCCTACTGCTCACGTACATCAAACGCTTGCGGCTCAAGCTGCACTGTCATTTCATGATAATGTACAAGTGATACATACACCAGGCCATACTCCCGGGCATATTTGCCTGTATTTGCAACAGCATCGCCTGCTTATCGCCGGGGATCAATTGCGGATTCAGAACGGAATTTTAGTAGGGCCGGCCCCGGAACATACGGCCGATATGAGGACAGCGCTGCAATCACTGCGTAATTTGCCGGCGTATGATATTGAGTATGTCATCTGCTATCACGGAGGATTATACGGGCCCCGAGCCTCGGCCCGTATTGCTGAGCTTATTGCCGAATTGCAGTAA
- a CDS encoding NADH:flavin oxidoreductase, whose product MPHLLEPLQIGSLTLSNRLVMPPMATSKAEPDGKVSQAILEYYNEKTAGGYLSLVIIEHSFVQQAGKASENQLSVADDSVIEGLKELAAVIQRNGAKAVVQINHAGSAADPAVTGVAPVGPSAVKNPRKGDIPHALTREEIGGIVADFRAAARRVKAAGFDGVEIHSAHGYFLNQFFSPLTNKRTDEYGGDVSGRIRIHLEVIAAVRAAVGQDFPIFIRLGAADYAEGGTTAADSQIAARAFAEAGVNVIDISGGFSGYVVPGNNEQGYFAPLSAAVKEVVAIPVILTGGITEVQAAEQLLAAGKADLIGVGRAIFQDSLWAQNAVNSIKQA is encoded by the coding sequence ATGCCCCATTTACTGGAACCATTACAGATCGGGTCTTTAACATTGTCCAATCGATTGGTTATGCCGCCGATGGCTACCTCGAAGGCGGAACCGGACGGCAAGGTCAGCCAGGCAATTCTTGAGTATTATAACGAAAAAACCGCCGGTGGTTATCTCTCACTGGTTATTATTGAGCACAGCTTTGTGCAGCAGGCCGGCAAAGCCAGCGAGAATCAGCTGTCTGTTGCTGATGACAGTGTTATTGAGGGCTTAAAAGAACTGGCAGCTGTTATCCAGCGCAATGGGGCTAAAGCCGTGGTGCAGATCAACCATGCCGGGAGCGCGGCCGACCCGGCGGTAACCGGTGTTGCTCCGGTCGGGCCTTCGGCTGTGAAGAACCCCCGGAAGGGCGATATACCGCATGCCCTTACCCGGGAAGAGATTGGCGGGATTGTTGCCGACTTTCGTGCGGCAGCGCGGCGGGTAAAAGCAGCCGGCTTTGACGGCGTGGAAATTCACTCCGCCCATGGCTATTTTCTCAATCAGTTTTTCTCACCGCTGACGAATAAGCGCACTGATGAATATGGCGGCGATGTGTCAGGGAGAATTAGGATTCACCTGGAGGTTATTGCTGCCGTTCGGGCGGCTGTAGGTCAGGACTTCCCTATCTTCATCAGGCTGGGAGCAGCGGACTATGCAGAAGGCGGGACTACGGCCGCCGACAGTCAGATTGCCGCCCGGGCTTTTGCCGAAGCCGGTGTTAATGTGATCGATATCTCCGGCGGCTTTTCGGGCTACGTTGTCCCGGGGAATAATGAACAGGGCTATTTTGCGCCCCTTAGTGCCGCGGTTAAGGAAGTTGTTGCCATTCCGGTCATCCTTACCGGCGGCATTACTGAAGTGCAGGCGGCCGAACAGTTGCTGGCAGCAGGCAAAGCAGACCTTATCGGCGTCGGCCGGGCCATTTTCCAGGATTCCTTGTGGGCGCAAAACGCGGTTAACAGTATCAAGCAGGCCTAG
- a CDS encoding DMSO/selenate family reductase complex B subunit — MAKQIAFYVEQKFCVGCKTCQVACKDKHDLKVGQLYRRVSETAGGGFEIKGATVIPAVYAFWTSISCNHCGQPVCVENCPVGAVQKQAADGIVYIDQEKCVGCRKCVKSCPYGAPQYNRETRKTGKCDFCRDELAAGKPPVCVAACPLRALDYGPLNVLQRKYGKANETKGLPAGGQTQPALVIAPHRDAL, encoded by the coding sequence ATGGCAAAGCAAATAGCCTTTTATGTGGAACAGAAGTTTTGTGTCGGGTGCAAGACGTGCCAGGTGGCCTGCAAGGATAAACATGACCTGAAAGTGGGCCAGTTGTACCGGCGGGTGTCGGAGACGGCCGGCGGCGGCTTTGAGATAAAGGGGGCAACAGTTATCCCGGCTGTGTATGCCTTCTGGACGTCAATCAGCTGCAACCACTGCGGGCAACCGGTTTGCGTGGAAAACTGTCCGGTTGGCGCCGTTCAAAAACAGGCAGCCGATGGAATTGTCTATATTGATCAGGAAAAATGTGTGGGTTGCCGCAAGTGCGTAAAAAGCTGCCCCTATGGTGCGCCGCAGTACAACCGGGAAACGAGAAAGACGGGGAAATGCGACTTTTGCCGTGACGAGCTGGCGGCCGGCAAGCCGCCTGTCTGCGTTGCCGCGTGCCCGCTGCGGGCCCTTGATTACGGCCCGCTGAATGTGCTGCAGCGCAAATATGGCAAGGCCAATGAGACAAAGGGACTGCCTGCTGGCGGGCAGACTCAGCCTGCCCTGGTTATTGCGCCGCACCGCGACGCCTTGTAA
- a CDS encoding nitroreductase family protein encodes MFSDIVKANRSYRRFFEQEAVTRETLLTLVDYARLVPAGANKQALKYYIACEQPLNGQIFATLGWAAYLKDWSGPVAGERPAAYIIIVQDKGYKMGNSFDAGIAAQTILLGATEIGLGGCMLGNIKHAQLQAALNLADNFEILLVIALGKPKEKVVIEEIEANGDIKYWRDENQVHHVPKRKLKDILI; translated from the coding sequence ATGTTTAGTGATATTGTAAAAGCAAACCGCAGTTACCGGCGTTTTTTTGAACAGGAGGCAGTCACGAGAGAAACCTTGCTCACGCTTGTGGATTATGCCAGGCTGGTTCCCGCCGGTGCCAATAAACAGGCGCTTAAATATTATATTGCTTGTGAGCAACCCCTTAACGGGCAGATCTTTGCCACTTTAGGCTGGGCTGCTTATTTAAAAGATTGGTCAGGCCCTGTTGCCGGCGAAAGGCCGGCAGCCTATATTATCATTGTTCAGGATAAAGGCTATAAGATGGGGAACAGCTTCGATGCCGGGATTGCTGCTCAGACCATTTTACTCGGGGCGACGGAAATCGGGCTGGGCGGGTGTATGCTTGGCAATATTAAGCACGCCCAATTGCAGGCGGCACTAAACCTAGCCGACAATTTTGAGATATTGCTGGTGATTGCCCTGGGGAAACCGAAAGAAAAGGTCGTTATTGAGGAAATCGAGGCCAATGGCGATATCAAATACTGGCGGGATGAAAACCAGGTTCATCATGTGCCGAAACGAAAATTGAAAGATATACTCATATAG
- a CDS encoding HAD family hydrolase, with protein sequence MTIKALYISDLDGTLLNSQKEISENTKKTLNALVARGGYFSVATARTAVSSQKILAGVQVNTPVVLMNGAVIYDMVDGTYIKAETIPPAAAYSIIEVIKKHNITGFMYSVADNRLQIYYESLNTTALTAYHNERVTKYAKSFEQIAGFSDKIKDNKVIYFAFMGQKQRLSELLPDLKKLQGIELVLSNDVYTENLWYLEVYSANASKYNAVNFIRNYCSFDRIIGFGDNVNDIPLLKACDEFYAVSNAVYELKEQATGIIADNNSDGVARFIVARREF encoded by the coding sequence GTGACAATAAAAGCTTTGTATATATCAGATTTAGACGGTACCTTGCTCAACAGCCAGAAAGAGATCAGTGAGAACACTAAAAAAACACTCAATGCCCTTGTTGCCAGGGGGGGATATTTTTCTGTGGCAACGGCACGGACCGCTGTATCATCACAAAAGATACTGGCCGGTGTTCAGGTTAATACCCCTGTGGTCTTGATGAACGGAGCCGTAATCTATGATATGGTGGACGGTACATACATAAAAGCAGAAACAATACCGCCGGCAGCGGCTTATTCTATTATTGAAGTTATCAAAAAACATAATATTACCGGCTTTATGTATTCGGTTGCTGATAATCGGCTGCAGATATATTATGAGAGTTTGAATACAACGGCACTAACCGCTTATCATAACGAACGGGTAACGAAATACGCTAAATCCTTTGAACAGATTGCCGGTTTTTCTGATAAAATTAAGGATAACAAAGTGATCTACTTTGCCTTTATGGGGCAAAAACAGCGATTATCGGAATTATTGCCTGATTTGAAAAAGCTGCAGGGTATTGAACTGGTGCTTTCCAATGATGTTTACACCGAGAATCTGTGGTACCTGGAGGTATACAGCGCCAACGCTTCCAAGTACAATGCAGTAAACTTTATCCGCAACTATTGCAGTTTTGACCGGATTATAGGCTTTGGTGACAATGTGAATGATATCCCGCTTTTAAAAGCCTGTGATGAGTTTTATGCGGTATCAAATGCAGTTTACGAGTTAAAGGAGCAGGCAACCGGGATAATTGCCGATAATAATTCAGACGGTGTTGCCCGGTTTATTGTTGCCAGAAGAGAGTTCTAA